ATCTTCTAACATTGAGATAAATAAGAGTCAAAATTGAGAAAAATCATCAGTAatcaaaagagtaaaaattgCTTTAGTTTCATACTTGAACCTAAACAAATAATAtcaagtttaaaaaaaatttcatacacATACGCAAGTCGCAAATTTATTGACCTAAGATCTCAAATGCAAGTAATTATCCTAACACAATAAGAATAgagttattattataaaatatatagttaAACATATTCTACAGCAAATCAACTATTCATAAGTAAACTGTTCGAATTGAATCACAAGAGCCTGAAAAATATGATAAGTGAACGAAGTTATTAATCCACTCGAAAACAActtattaactaataatttgatTATGCGTATAATGTTAATACAACTCCTTGTgttttaaaataacaaattatatTGTTATGTAGATTCAAACAAATATCTATAAATTAATGTTATTCTAATATACGTTAATAATACATGGtgtcctaaattttttttcatgttaaaaatttttatttataattgtgcCATTAATATCACAATTGTGTATTTAGAGAATTGCGTATTTGACTCTCAAATTGACACTCAAATTGACACGAGAGAGAACTAATAAGATCTAAATGTTTTTTAAATTACTTTATCCAATAAAAAAACAATCAATCGAATAGAAAATCATGACTGATTTTGTGGTATACACATATCCTTGTCAACACTTTAAGTATATGCCTTAGTAGGAACACTATCAAAAGAAGATAAACACATGCACCAAAAGAggaaattattaataatatgaTACAACTGATAAGTGTCTTAAAATTAATCCAAAACACAAACATATAGAACAGGCAACATTTCAGAAAACTCACTAACACATAGAAATGATTAGTTTGGTGTCACAATACCAATGCTAAAATGATCAAAGATTAGTGCACATTTCCATTTAATTCCTAACAACAGTTCTTTATAACCTCATGGGTAATACTCATGTTAAACTAAGGTAACAATGAGTATTTATAATCcgaaaagtaaaaaataatttaataaaggAACAACTGCCAGCCGGAACATTTATTGCACTGAGAGTTAATATTTTGAAACCCTTTGAAAATCTGAGTGAACTCTATGTCTACCTAAGTACTCACCAGAGGCCCCTGCTGCTACTCGTATAATATCTTCAATAAGTGCAAAGTTCTCCAATATATCAACATGAGCACCACTCTGGGTTCCCCTTCCTTCGAGAAGATTAGCCGGAGCAGCGTCTTCATACTCCCTTACGAACGTTTAGATGCTTGAAGGATTAAAGCGGGTTTTTTCCCGCCAGCCTCTTGCACAAATGAAACCAGCGCTTAAAACAGGAACGGTTTCATCCCAATTGGCATTATAAACTCCATCCTTTAAAAAAGAGTCCTCATCTCCACCAATTGCTGATGTGTCGATCTGAAACGGAATGTAGCATTCCGATTGGAAGGTTGACTTATAAACATAGACTCTTTACGTTGGAATCCCGACCCCATACATAGAGTAAATCTCCATATTTGGAGCATGTGGTAATCTGCAGCAGCAGGACAAAATATAACACAAACCATAAAGAGAAGTAGTATGAATAAACTACGGATTTTAAAAGACAGCAGGATACGACATTATAGAAGATAGCAAAAGCAAGAATCTATCAATGCCCCAAACCAAGGTAATAAAATGATTAATTACGTAGTAGCTATGTGCCAACAATAGTCAAATTCTAGATTGGCAGTCTTCTTGTGTGCAACTTCTACAAAATGTTTACTAAAGTAATTAAGTATAGGATCTCACCTTGTTTCTAAGGGGTTAGACCAATATTTGTAATGCTTGTATTTTGGGTCATCCAAATTATCAGCAATCCCACGAGACAGTTTTCTAATAATAATGTTTATTTAACTCATTTTGTGCACTGTAATAAACTTcattatttctaaatttattcCAGAACTTATAGTTATATACTTTAAATACTCAAACTAATTTTAGACATTATACTTATATTATTGCTGTAGCTTTTTCCAACAACAaattgaagaaaagaaagatccAATAGAGCAAGGGTCCCAATAAATGAATACATCATAAGAAAACTTAAATAAATCTAATGCCTACTAACCTGTCGAAGCTATTGGATCACCTCACAATTGCCATAATGAAAGCAAAAAGACATCTCCATGACCACAAATCTAGCTTTTCAATTTGACCCATATTCCAATCAGCAATCACTCCCACAAATCATCTCCCTCCCTAAATCCTACCCTAAATCAAGTGTGTATGAGTATTAATAGCTCAATAGTTCAGTGTACATTATAGAAAATTGAGTATTAAAATCAACGGAAAATTACAAAACTCATATTTAAAACACGCAAACCCCAATGGGAAATCAGGAACACAATTGCAAACTCTAATAAAATCACTGCATACTGAAAACGAAGAACCTAACAGAAAATCGAAAAAGAATCTCTCTTCATGAAGACAGAGTTCAGAAAAAGAATCAAAAATTATTCAAAGCTACTATGAATTACATATTAGAAAACCAAATCCAATCTGATGCCTACAATTTCTAGGATATTCAGAGAGCATTTGAAGTGTTTTTATATGGATTGTATATAGATCTTATTATGTGTCTCACTTTCATTTGTGTTTTTTTTCACATGCTTCTGTTCCAATTGCTGCTAGAACCAAAAAATTAGCCAGGTTTTAACTAACAAACCTAAAAGAAGTATGCATCTATGTACAACACAGGTATATTTCTTTAATCtccaaataaaaattaatcaattagGAAGTGAAGTAAATAAAGAGTTATCTTTATCTAACCAAAGTAATTAAGTACCTAAAATTAGCTTATTACCATAcaatcaaattaaatatcaatGAAACCCGTTAAACCTTAAAACCCAATGATAGAACAGCACAAGCAATACTAATGAATTAAGTGTTTTGCATCATCCTAATTAAGGCACTTGTTTCCTTTTTACTCTAGGAAGATCAGATACAGataaaaaatgacaaaaatatgGCCTCATAAAAAGGGATAGTTAAGAATGAAGGCGAAATATATCAAACTTACACTGGGGGCAACAACAGGAAGGCAGAAATTATGCTTCCTGAGcaagagaaaagaaagtaatTAAGATCAATCATGATATAGTAGATACAATTGAAGTAATTAATTTATAAGAGTACTCCGTACAGAATGGAAGgtagaaaaaatattagaagtCAAGGCTCTCTGAAAcacaaaatagagaaaatccatCATAAAAAAGGGAAGGAATAGCAACTTGCAACAATCCAGGACGAAATCAAGACACAATTTTTCGCACTTCAACTAGGGAAAGCAAAAATAGATCGAAATAACACAATTCTTTAGGGTTTAAAGAATTTTCCACTGTTTTAACACAATAGTTTTTCGAAATTGAAATCATAAAAAGGCATAATACAACAGTTAGAAATATAAGAGATAAATAGCTCCAATCTGAAGTAAATGGTGAAAAAAAAGACAGAACAACAACACTTATTAATTATAGTGTTCAACACCCAAGTAAACAGAAGGAAAAAAAGATTCAGACaaggaaaaaagaaataaataaaagagagaaacaAAATATGTATTTAGAAGTAAATAATCAAGAAGATAAAATACCATAAAATAAGAAAAccagaaaaaaaatatatattgccACTCAGATTATATCACTATGGACATAATGAcaaattacttttttattatgtCTTTGCATgaatttataacaaaaataaatgaTATTAATCAATATGGCAACAAAATGCTTGAGGAAAAAGCAAGATGTTGATGAATCTTGATAATCTTGTGTTTTGACCACAATATATAAGACAACAAAAAAAAGTATGATGTGATCTTTCAAATATAGAAGGGTACCTGATCAGCAGAGAAAATGGCCCAAGCTAAGGGGCTTGTTGAAGAGAACACTTCCCCTAACCAAACTCACAACACAACGGAGTCCTTGAATCAAAGAGTATCCAGCAGCCAAactgtaatacccggtctaaccgaaattaattaaataatgagttaagtaagagcgaatatggttggaagatttggcaattggaatttgatgatttcaatatgatatttggattcagtgaatttttccgagtcggaagacatagttttctgcgtaaaagcgcgcagtggaattttgatcggcagtaccggctgagacctgtctggtactgcagctgagaaaattgattatgagtaaataagattaagaaatgaggaattatgattaggggaggtagaaatatttaaagtgcgatttggagcgctaatcttaaaggttttagcccaaaattggaccaacggacaaaaataagtgaactgggcctaagtgggcccaagacccaacatatataaacattagttatgagcatttcagctcattttaccctaaagagaagggttggggcgctgaattaagaagagagaagagaagagagaaaacctaactctctttgatcttcaaatcaccataacttgagctacggagcttcgattgacgagccgtttgcggccacgcgtcgctcttctcatcctctacaattctatctaagttttgtggtgagtattccatttatctctgcccagttttcgaaattccccactgttacacgtttttgggaagttagtgttgaaatcttgtgattttgggtgtttagggatactccaacatggattctaagtgggttctatccctaattcatatgggctgaggtaagaagtgctcaaacccttgtgatttatcatctttatgagccctaggttgatgtatgtatgtgatattggttatgttagtgtatttggtgattttgatgcacaattgggaggttggtattgCTTGTGGATCTTTgatgaggcttggagctaagggtggtggagacttccatagaagaggctcaattgatttggctacaagaggtacggtttaagtttcatttaagtaccgtgtgtgtgatgagaattcctaggctagatgcccctaggattaagtttggattgtgtaaatggttgatgctaatatgcatagttggtatgtaatgtgaattgatgattgggttgagaattgtgtggccttgtatgcttggtgtattgaaaatttgaagtattggataatgagtattaatttgtggtttatgcatttaaattgtgaaattgggccggaggccgtaaattttgggccggaggccggaaagaggtaagggaggtaagttgatgtgtgcattgtatgatgacacaagtgattggatgaatttcatataatgaatatgcgaatgattgggttgattgttgaataatgaggtttgaggagttgaagggtgaaattatgtagatgaagtatgtttggttttgggttgagaaatattatgtggtcatatatgtgattatgattattgatgtcttgatggtatggtgatgcatgagaggtatatatgttgtgatatatgcttgagggatgattaaggttgatttgtgggtgaaaccacgtgatagtgattatgatattgattatgtataatgatggttgattggaaatagtattgttggaaattgagatgaggaaggatgtatgacatgttattatgtttgtaatttagccatttgcttgaaatgggtaaagatggttatatgatggtTTTGCGATTCGTGGTAAAGtattaatgtatgagttgaggaggcttgatgttgattttgggtatattttgattggtttcaaaaagggttgaaattggcatgttttggttgattttgaaaagagttgaaaatggcttgttttgaaaatggcatattgtagttttgtatgaaaatatggtgtttgggcatactttgatgggacataacttggactacggatctctgttttgtaccaaatctgtttagaaatgaaattggatccgggatgtccatgccgttcgaagaacgggtgaaaaacgatttaaaatgaggaagttatgtctgttggaagattggggtttaaatctgtgaattctgcagtttttaactttgaaaatttttagcagaatgaccccttgcgcgtgggcgcacttggcgcgtacgcgccgttcttccgaaaagtgccatccacgcgtgcacgtgatgtgcgcgggtgcgccgattgtgctgcacccaatgcccagccattttccagagagttatgccaggactgtgccagtgttgtgcctggggcacgagaacacccgcgcgtacgcgtggttgacgcgtgcgcgtcaattGGCAAGTTTGTAATCCAcacgttagcgtgcatgacgcttgcgcgtcgatgagtttttaaggccatccgcgcgtgcgcgtggagtgcgcgtacgcgtggccctgctttcatgccaaagttgatttttgagttctaagagccaaatctcatacttttaagcctccgatctcaccccttatgtattaaatcattatgatatgcctatcAATGAGAAAAGAgttaggggatgtggtaacttgcgagtgaagcaaggggaaaagttatgatcaataaTGATCAACGATGagtatatgagatatggaggatgacggtgggagtaccgtgtatgccatgagccgaagggctatatttattgataaatgactggttcttgattggaccatgagccggatggctgagttattgccgggtcacggcaaagccattattgattatggctgagaataattgcatatatgattaatgaatgaatgtatttgtgatacctgggtagtagtaagggtggtggttcgtcccacttgctccaggttaatgtttgagatttgataacaatgaggattgataatatgaattgagattgaatgaatatatgtttgagatacctgggcagtagcaagggttgtggctcgtcccacttgctccgggttaatgtttaagatacctgggcagtagcaagggttgtggctcgtcccacttgctccgggtaatggtgaaaaatgttgaatgtaagcatgcttgtgttttctctctggttgtaagggtgacagggcaccgataccctctaatggcgacagggcgcagataccctctaatggtgacagggtaccctctaatggtgacagggcacatattccctctaatgatattaatacgcaacagagagactgtgcccgggttagctaccggacacgtcgggttggcttgataaccgacagatgatatcatcagccataggacaggcattcatcatttgcatatgtttgaattgtttgggtttgcctatttgttttggatttctatatcatatatgctatgttacctgattacatgctacttgttctacttgtaccttatttgtgtattacttgtctgtattgcttgtgtttgtacaactgagagatccctcatgatggtgttggtggatgatgggggctgttcttgatgagatgaattgataatgcgattgcataatgatgatgattttcgaatgagatcatttgagatccctgggtagacgcagtgatgtgatttcactagctccaggcgagggtatgatgtattgatatagagttgctgaggtaGAACAACTgatgatggttttgcttatgattctgagtttGATTCGTGAAAAAAATCAGcgaattgggaaacatgtgtaacatgaactagatttagtatccccttacgacagatgcctatttatggattagtgagaatctaggctggatacttggtgaaaaggagtttaggacgcttagtgagtttttattgcagtgcattgtatttatttggcacttttaccgtactgggaacccataggcccggggttctcatttcgtatatatctcttgtttttcagatacaggttcaggtgctcagaagtgagctgcagTTCGTCtaagagacggcgaagatatttattctctctactttgtgttttgcttagaatctctccacctttgttttgaaaggattatattatgtgttgaactcttttggaacttgcctatagaggctcttatgtttcctttgggagagattaggatgtactgttgtcaactactttcatactgtaccctagccggcctaaacttcgcgggtcgcgactagtggctattacttatgttatatatatctatccgttatctatctcttaatctcctttatgccttgtccgtttatcgctttcggcttcacagtttaacttttcgttgtcgaaacgtgagtgatacgtcttcgcgattttatttctactcttttcaggcttctcgattaatactcctttcgaaactAACtacatttatatattaaaaatccacctgagagtcgtaccaccgtaatatcattgacttatgactcgagcataaggatttgaatattagggtgttacacaaaCCATTAGCAACTACCAAGAATCTGCAAAGTTTTTTAATCCATCAAAAACTAATGAATTTGGACAACAAAACATGCAACACTTTTATTGCTAGAAATTAACATAGAACATAGATAAATAGATACTTACACCAAAGCCTTAACATCAGTGAATTTAGCTTCCTTCTCAAAGGAGAAAAACACCTTCACTTGTGAATCAGTTCCATAAGAACAGCTGCAACAACTCCAAGACCAAGAATCATAAACCTTAACACCAACTCAGCTATCTTGATCCTCTTATCCAACAATTTCAGGTTTGTGCTATGGTACATTGGAGCTGTTCCAGGACTAACACCTACACCCAAATAGCTCATTTTCTCTAGACACTAACAATGCAAAAGAAAACAATGGATATGAACACCAACCACTAAATTCTTCACCACTTAAATAGACACGGGTTTTAGTTCAACACCCAAGAAAACAGAAGGAAAAAAAGATTCAGACAAGGAAAAAaggaataaataaaagagaaaaacaaaatatgTATTTAGAAAGTAAATGATCAAGAAGATAAAATACCATAAAAATCAGAAAACcagaaaaaaaacaataaacCAGTGAATACAATTGCATCCTATAAATACACTAACTTATTTTTACACACCTATAAACTTATTCAACAAAACTATCAAAATAGCTATAATAACTAACTTCTTTATCCATTATTAGAAGCCGAAGAAAAGCATGTTCTTCATTCTCCTCCCTATGATCAATTAAACTCCTCATTCCGATGATTCTAAGTGTTATCTTCTAACATTCCTTCCAGGGGGTGAGATTAGAGAAGAGCTTTTTTGAATCAGTTGACACTAAGCATAGTTCATTTGTTTCATCTATCACACAAGCAGCAATACAAACAAAACCACCCAATTTTCAGAAGGAAATCAGAAGGGAACGGATAAACAGGACCAAAAACAATTACTGTTACTGGAACACAACATTTTATATCGAAAcaaaaaatccaattttcaaaatAGAATCAGAAACGAACGCCCAAACAGGGACAAAAACAAATCTTGTTAATTGAAAGGAAACTTGAGTATCAAAGTAAACAAATATCAAAGAATCTGAAATAAGTCATAACCACTACATACCTACATCACAGGAAATTCGGACTGAACAGTGAAACACGTCACATGATGGAAGGGGACAGAGAAAGGACAGGGCCGCCGTAAAAATTCCTACCTAACTTGTTGTTTCCCAAGATAAGAGAGCGGCAGAGTGACATGAAGCCTAGGCTGATTTTCTCTTGAGAACTACCACCGATCTTTAAATGAATCTGACAAATCAGaccaaaaaaaatttgttcCCAGCATCCTTTTCCATGAACCCTAATCGCACAGGTAGCTATATCAATAAGGGTtaggaaaagaaagaaaccTGAAACACCAAGATATCATAGCCAAAAACAGATCCAAGATGGGGAAGAACTGGGAATGGAGATTGAAGCTTACCGAATGAATGGATTGATGAGAGTAAGGCTTGTCAGTCAGTATCCACACATCTACTGGTCTCAACTCTGTTCTTGCTTCTTCATCTTGATTCAATCCGTATTCTATAAAAATACTCTAACCAAATCGCCTTCAATGACGTATTTGGAGACTTCATCTCTAAGAGTGATGAGATCCTCTTCGCTGAGATCCTTAGTGACCTTGTTGTCCATGCTTATATCGCAGAGAATCTTGCGAGCTCTGCTCCTTCCGATTCCATGGATGTACTGTAGCGAGAACTCAATTTTCTTGTTGTTCAGAATCTCCACTCCGCCAACTCGAGCGCACTCTATGCTTAACTCTCTCACCTGAGCACACAAACTCAAAAGTAAACAAACAAATTTCAGAAATGTAAGGTAGAGTTTGTTTTATGTTACCTTGGGAGGGTTGAGAACAGGGAAATAGACGGCTCTGGAAAGAGGTCTAGGGTTTGAGATTAGGGCGAGAGAGGGAGCTATAGGCATCGCTAGCGTTTGTGCCATGCTCgagttgttcttcttctttctctgcTGCTAAATAGAAGTAAGAgataaatagaaattaaaaccaaaaaaaGCAAAATTGTCTCAACACAACTCCTCATTCTAATGTATTATATTAACATAACAACCCATAAAAGAAGCAAAAACTTTAGCATATAAAATATTAGAGCCACTAAATATATATCAGAAACCAATCTTTAACTTCAAAAAAAGCTAAAAGCTTTTTCTCTTTCTACAATCAACCGGTTCTTCTCATTTCACTTATTCTAAAATATGCAttatctcaaaaaaaaaaaacattactaaaccacaaaaaaagaacaaattaaatataatttatataaatataagcaagaagaaaaataagtcCGGCAAGCTTCAGCTTTATATGAGGAAATTCAAATTATTAGCCTTATTAGCTTCTCTAATAAGCACCCAACCCCAATCTGGTTCAACAAAATACTATCTTAATTAGGAATATGAAAGCTAATAGAATTTAATTAAGCATAAAGCAGAGTTTGTTACACACAGAAAGCATATATATAAGAGGAAATAGGAAATGTAAAAGCATATATACTCCTACTACTGCATGTGGACAGTACTCTTAATGTGAAACAGATGAAAACACATAATCGGTGGCATTCTGAATTAAGTAATTTCCACacagaaattaaaatttcacTAATTAATCAAAATCCATATTATGTATAGTTATGAGCAGTGAAATTAAGTAAAGGTGATATTGGGTCAGAGAGAGGGAGAATGAAGAGGTACGAACCAGGGATCGCTGGAATATTCGAAGAGCTTGCCTTTGGTAGAGAAGATGATGAGTGCGACTTCGGCAACGCATAGCACTGATATTTCGTTTGCCTTCTTCAGCAAACTTACCTATCTACCTATCCTCTGTAACATTGAATCTCCTTCAATCTCCTTATATTCAGCGCATTAAACCTCCTCTGAGAAAATCAATAAACACATCAATAAATTAAACTTTCTTCTTAATTAATTGAATGGTTTAAGCGAAAGGAAACTAACCAAATCGCCTTCAATGACGTATTTGGAGACTTCATCTCTAAGAGTGATGAGATCCTCTTCGCTGAGATCCTTAGTGACCTTGTTATCCTTGCTTATATCGCAGAGAATCTTGCGAGCTCTGCTCCTTCTGATTCCATGGATGTACTGTAGCGAGAACTCAATTCTCTTGTTGTTCGGAATCTCCACTCCGCCAACTCGAGCGCACTCTATGCTTAACTCTCTCACCTGAGCACAAAAATTCGAAAGTAAACAAACAAATTTCAGAAATGTAAGGTAGAGTTTGTTTTATGTTACCTTGGGAGGGTTGAGAACAGGGAAATAGACAGctctggaaagaggtctggagTTTGAGATTAGGGCGAGAGAGGGAGCTATAGGCATCGCTAGCGTTTGTGCCATGCTCgagttgttcttcttctttctctgctgctaaatagaagagataaatagaaattaaaaccAAAAGAAGCAAAATTGTCTCAACACAACTCCTTGTTCTAATGTATTATATTAACATAACAACCCATAAAAGAAGCAAAAACTTTAGCATATAAAATATTAGAACCACTAAATATATATCAGAAACCAATCTTTAACTTCAAAAAAGCTAAAAGCTTTTTCTCTTTCTACAATCAACCGATTCTTCTCATTTCACTCGTTCTAAAATATGCAtcatctcaaaaaaaaaaaaacattactaaaccacaaaaaaagaacaaattaaatataatttatataaatataagcaagaagaaaaataagtcCGGCAAGCTTCAGCTCTATATGAGGAAATTCAAATTATTAGCCTTATTAGCTTCTCTAATAAGCACCCAACCCCAATCTGGTTCAACAAAATACTATCTTAATTAGGAATGTGAAAgctaatcaaatttaattaagcATAAAGCAGAGTTTGTTACCCACAGAAAGCATATATATAAGAGGAAATAGGAAATGTAAAAGCATATATACTCCTACTACTGATATTTCGTTTGCCTTCAATCTCCATATATTCAGCACATTAAACCTCCTCTAAGAAAATCAATAAACACATCAATAAATTAAACTTTCTTCTTAATTAATTGAATGGTTTAAGCGAAAAGAAACTAACCAAATCGCTTTCAATGACGTATTTGGAGACTTCATCTCTTGGTGTGTTTGTTTGAGATGAAAAtgagaggaaggaaaagaaagggaaagaaatTGGAAGGAAAATAGTTATTTTCCCTTGTTTGGTTGAGGAGAGAAATGggagaggaagaaaaatggatGGAAAAATATTGGTGGGGtctactaattttttttccctCCAACAATGGagagaaaatggagagaaaACTAATTCTCTCTCTCTACTTCCAATATTATCCCTTTActtttttcaatatattttataatacaaGGGTAAACATGTCTTTTTAtaccatttctttccttcttatttttctttcatccaaacacatctaaag
This sequence is a window from Arachis stenosperma cultivar V10309 chromosome 10, arast.V10309.gnm1.PFL2, whole genome shotgun sequence. Protein-coding genes within it:
- the LOC130957938 gene encoding 30S ribosomal protein S13, chloroplastic-like isoform X2, with the translated sequence MRCRSRTHHLLYQRQALRIFQRSLQRKKKNNSSMAQTLAMPIAPSLALISNPRPLSRAVYFPVLNPPKVRELSIECARVGGVEILNNKKIEFSLQYIHGIGRSRARKILCDISMDNKVTKDLSEEDLITLRDEVSKYVIEGDLVRVFL
- the LOC130957938 gene encoding 30S ribosomal protein S13, chloroplastic-like isoform X3; translation: MAQTLAMPIAPSLALISNSRPLSRAVYFPVLNPPKVRELSIECARVGGVEIPNNKRIEFSLQYIHGIRRSRARKILCDISKDNKVTKDLSEEDLITLRDEVSKYVIEGDLRRFNALNIRRLKEIQCYRG
- the LOC130957938 gene encoding 30S ribosomal protein S13, chloroplastic-like isoform X1, with product MRCRSRTHHLLYQRQALRIFQRSLQQRKKKNNSSMAQTLAMPIAPSLALISNPRPLSRAVYFPVLNPPKVRELSIECARVGGVEILNNKKIEFSLQYIHGIGRSRARKILCDISMDNKVTKDLSEEDLITLRDEVSKYVIEGDLVRVFL